A window of the Ostrea edulis chromosome 1, xbOstEdul1.1, whole genome shotgun sequence genome harbors these coding sequences:
- the LOC125647675 gene encoding uncharacterized protein LOC125647675 — protein sequence MAVSDKIYSIKLEETDVPGAKFRCSDVSEHSVVELKRWLECRGMLQAGTKPELVKRCLECIESKNTDIIISVDGGIWYEEKVREVLSTARSKSSADMIPLLPTSGWQKFPSGSIPKGFCYGRIYEHIILTAKVYEKKSKTSTSDSESEDNLTDFNTSKPMVKGRQYFASGHVKDIKSIAKGEYFFVKSTVMASYTQQKLYHVTLTLGSPSGKILDASCDCKASAMGRCNHIASLLFALEDYTLQFGYDPDACTSKLCTWNVGRKAKRQPQPCYSTSYNKKLKADRYRNYNPMTTKLDETKFANEFIATLPNSGSYCMFDQILEIEYSDYVVDIKNLNERTNYSLNLIKQDASEPYEVPNTDRQAESIMWHSSRNCRITASVAKEVSSVKSLRAKYNLLERILWGKKLPQLKSLKYGQENEDNAFTQYVNLSKGNNETTRKSGFWINPEYPELGCSPDGLIYDANNNLIGVLEIKCPLVLKDKDPLCIESLKPCQRFNLCYTIENGILSLKKTHKYYAQVQMQMGLCNVKFCDFVIWSSAKTLIQRIHFDGEYWHDLRDKLILFHHKCMMPEYLEMRIPRKLLPVEL from the exons ATGGCAGTGTCCGACAAAATCTATTCTATAAAGTTAGAGGAAACTGATGTTCCTGGAGCGAAGTTTCGTTGTTCTGATGTGTCAGAACATTCAGTCGTTGAACTGAAGCGATGGTTAGAATGCAGGGGAATGTTACAAGCGGGTACAAAACCCGAATTAGTCAAAAG GTGCCTAGAATGCATAGAGTCCAAGAACACAGACATCATAATTTCTGTGGATGGGGGAATCTGGTACGAGGAGAAAGTACGAGAGGTGTTATCCACTGCCCGCAGTAAATCATCAGCTGATATGATACCTCTTTTACCTACAAGTGGTTGGCAAAAATTTCCTTCAGGGAGTATTCCTAAAGGATTCTGTTATGGAAGAATATATGAACATATAATACTAACTGCCAAAGTATATGAGAAAAAAAGTAAAACGTCGACGTCTGATAGTGAAAGTGAAGACAATTTGACAGACTTCAATACTTCAAAACCGATGGTGAAAGGACGTCAATATTTTGCCAGCGGCCATGTAAAAGATATTAAGAGTATTGCAAAAGGTGAATACTTTTTTGTCAAATCAACTGTGATGGCATCATACACTCAACAAAAGCTATATCATGTGACTTTAACTTTGGGATCTCcatctgggaaaatattggatGCCTCGTGTGATTGTAAAGCTTCAGCAATGGGACGATGTAACCATATAGCTTCGTTATTATTTGCTTTGGAGGATTACACATTACAGTTTGGATACGATCCGGATGCTTGCACTAGCAAGCTATGTACATGGAATGTAGGACGGAAGGCTAAAAGGCAACCTCAGCCATGTTATTCCACATCATACAACAAAAAGTTAAAAGCGGATAGGTACAGAAATTATAATCCTATGACTACTAAATTGGATGAAACTAAATTTGCAAATGAATTTATTGCTACATTGCCAAATTCTGGATCATATTGTATGTTTGAccaaatattagaaattgaatatagtgattatgtggttgacattaaaaatttaaatgaaagaacCAATTATTCTTTGAATTTGATCAAACAAGATGCATCTGAACCTTATGAAGTCCCAAACACTGATAGACAGGCTGAATCTATTATGTGGCACAGCAGTCGCAATTGTAGAATAACTGCATCTGTAGCAAAGGAAGTCAGTAGTGTTAAAAGCCTAAGGGCTAAATATAACCTTTTGGAGCGGATTCTATGGGGCAAAAAGCTTCCCcaattgaaaagtttaaagtatggacaagaaaatgaagataatgCATTTACGCAATATGTTAATCTGAGTAAGGGAAACAATGAAACAACAAGAAAAAGTGGTTTCTGGATAAATCCCGAGTACCCTGAATTAGGATGTAGCCCAGATGGACTAATCTATGATGCTAACAATAATCTTATTGGTGTTTTGGAAATAAAATGTCCATTAGTATTGAAAGACAAAGACCCATTATGTATAGAGAGTCTAAAGCCGTGTCAACGATTTAACTTGTGTTATACAATAGAAAATGGTATCCTGTCtttgaaaaaaacccataagTACTATGCTCAGGTTCAAATGCAAATGGGACTTTGTAATGTgaaattttgtgattttgtaaTTTGGTCTAGTGCAAAAACTTTGATTCAGAGAATCCATTTTGATGGAGAATATTGGCATGATCTCCGagataaattaattttatttcatcataAATGTATGATGCCGGAATACCTAGAAATGAGGATTCCAAGAAAACTCTTGCCAGTAGaactttaa
- the LOC125647664 gene encoding uncharacterized protein LOC125647664 has product MATPISKEKKLTHGATRHCCYGICNSDSRYADREYMTGVFWIPFPKPKRNLEKCQRWARVCGREYFTVEKVTRWTYICSKHFVGGNGPTAEHPDPIPATLTPNQAEKFSRKRKPPTPRSNPVSKRMLKDVSEALLSLQDEAIPSTSTSTCDMHRGHIKENRTNIVNHDQSDTICTGTGSDMNQNEHVKQEQTQKNAIHCATQIQDCGTQTTFHCSDILANKIERRLRKNEGHSKQKSPQKQNTKNKFDYEQLATKGKLFKFYTGLNVEQFNHFFKVLENAGGVYELKYWKGNKTKSPKKRRNDSKQRQTKLSTRNQLLLVLMKLRHRFPNKDLAYRYGVSISTVSSTINTWIQYLYKVTGGIRKKMFPSRALIQKHLPACFRSFKNVRVIIDCFEIFTQSSRDFAEQGNMYSSYKNNPTLKCLVGVAPTGAVTFLSDVYEGSISDKEITVKSGLADLLNPGDLVIADRGFLIRDILNPRKVDLNIPPFLSGRDRLTPQEEILTKRIARVRIHVERAIERMKKFKIIGTTNLLVSNQ; this is encoded by the exons ATGGCCACGCcgatatcaaaagaaaaaaagctAACACACGGTGCAACAAGACACTGCTGTTATGGAATATGCAACAGTGACAGTAGATATGCTGATCGAGAATATATGACTGGGGTTTTTTGGATACCATTTCCAAAACCCAAGAGGAATCTGGAAAAATGTCAGCGATGGGCGCGTGTGTGTGGCAGGGAATATTTTACCGTTGAAAAGGTTACAAGATGGACATACATATGTAGTAAACATTTTGTGGGTGGAAATGGACCGACAGCAGAACATCCTGATCCCATTCCAGCAACTCTAACGCCAAATCAG GCGGAAAAATTCTCTAGGAAAAGGAAACCACCCACTCCACGGAGCAATCCTGTTTCTAAAAGAATGTTAAAGGACGTGTCAGAAGCATTACTATCCTTACAAGATGAGGCAATACCTTCAACTTCTACTAGCACTTGTGATATGCATCGTGGCCATATTAAGGAGAACAGAACAAATATAGTCAACCATGATCAGTCTGACACTATATGTACTGGGACCGGGTCTGATATGAATCAGAAT GAACATGTCAAACAGGAGCAGACCCAAAAGAACGCAATTCATTGTGCAACACAAATACAAGATTGTGGGACACAAACTACTTTTCATTGCAGTGATATTCTTGCCAATAAAATTGAGAGAAGGCTGAGGAAAAATGAAGGGCATTCAAAGCAAAAGAGTCCGCAAAAACAGAACACCAAAAACAAGTTTGATTACGAGCAATTGGCAACAAAaggaaaactttttaaattttacacagGTTTAAATGTTGAACAATTTAACCACTTTTTTAAGGTCTTGGAAAATGCCGGAGGTGTATATGAACTGAAATATTGGaaaggaaataaaacaaaatcaccAAAGAAAAGGCGAAACGACTCAAAACAACGACAAACCAAACTATCGACAAGAAATCAGTTATTATTGGTCCTTATGAAGTTAAGGCATAGGTTTCCAAATAAAGATCTTGCATACAGATATGGAGTAAGCATCAGTACTGTCTCTTCAACAATTAAcacttggattcaatatttatataaagttACTGGTGGTATTCGTAAAAAAATGTTTCCATCTAGGGCTttaattcaaaaacatttgCCTGCTTGCTTTAGGTCCTTCAAAAATGTCCGTGTGATAATTGATTGCTTTGAGATATTTACTCAGTCATCACGGGATTTTGCTGAGCAAGGTAATATGTATTCCTCGTATAAAAATAATCCAACATTGAAATGTTTGGTTGGTGTTGCACCTACAGGAGCAGTTACATTTTTATCAGATGTATATGAGGGAAGTATATCAGACAAGGAGATAACTGTAAAGTCTGGTTTGGCTGACTTGCTTAATCCTGGAGACTTGGTGATAGCGGATCGAGGGTTTTTGATTCGGGATATACTGAACCCAAGAAAAGTAGACCTTAACATTCCACCATTTCTTTCAGGAAGAGATCGACTAACCCCTCAAGAAGAAATATTGACAAAACGCATTGCACGAGTACGCATTCATGTGGAACGAGCAATTGAGCGcatgaaaaaatttaaaataatagGAACAACAAACCTCTTAGTCTCAAACCAGTAG